The Carassius carassius chromosome 31, fCarCar2.1, whole genome shotgun sequence genome includes a region encoding these proteins:
- the LOC132111314 gene encoding F-box only protein 30-like produces MEELHIHCLKCVNRRCMIRPEPDVSCDIMGCPLVCGAVFHSCKLNEHRLLCPNERVPCLNCGFGCPFTLVRVRMAQHLETCPASVVCCTMEWNRWPVSYADRKSYDNLSKEVFDVEQLDMALALQDQRMLLESLKVATTVTKALEEQNQDYSCHQESNPENEFIETDEEPYGGPYTTSVENSRSFAATLDILHSAKTIDFTVENTNGEEQNGGCSGVRNGDRKFSNDTTKESDTDSDSDLGAVGGADCPFPVNPEDERDDWLENSGCSESSEEGEMNGGIELSDLHNEGDGDSQVKLERVNGFSNVRQVLPDHSIPVLAQGPEMAHLPQLPLPLPIPVPSLMHNNVLHHLPFRIEDRWLERKLENLQALRGMKLFTINGRRTLFSDPYLFKAKMEDKAVDTSDLEVADDLMGLHGIDLITAALLFCLGDSPGGRGISDCRFVDGYHIDFGTQTFSLPSAILATSTMVGDIASASACDHASPQLSNPSPFHTLRLDLILECVARYQTKQRSMFTFVCGQLFRRDEFSSHFKNVHGDIHAGLNGWMEQRCPLAYYGCTYSQRRFCPSVQGFKVIHDRHLGSFGVQPGLEACPNEPLSRTNTCQFRSHCDHLSDLPFELLQYIVSFLDGFSLCHLSRVSRTMRDVCASLLQSRGMVVLLWEKTKRADGTSSWQIQDKVWRFSTAFDTVNEWKFANISSMADHLKMCTFNTITRREEAVPLPCMSFTRELTKEGRSLRSVLKPVI; encoded by the exons ATGGAGGAGCTTCATATCCATTGCCTGAAATGTGTCAACCGCCGATGTATGATAAGACCAGAACCTGATGTTTCCTGTGACATCATGGGCTGCCCTCTTGTGTGTGGAGCGGTTTTCCACTCATGCAAACTGAATGAACATCGATTGCTGTGTCCAAACGAAAGAGTCCCGTGTCTGAACTGTGGATTCGGATGTCCATTCACCCTAGTCAGGGTCAGAATGGCACAGCACCTTGAAACTTGCCCAGCCAGTGTTGTGTGTTGCACTATGGAATGGAATCGATGGCCAGTGAGTTATGCAGATCGCAAGTCCTACGATAACTTGAGTAAGGAGGTTTTTGATGTGGAACAGCTCGACATGGCTTTGGCCCTCCAGGATCAGCGGATGTTGCTGGAGTCACTTAAAGTGGCGACCACAGTGACAAAAGCCCTGGAAGAGCAAAATCAAGACTATTCCTGCCACCAGGAGTCAAACCCGGAAAATGAATTCATTGAAACGGATGAGGAGCCATATGGTGGACCTTACACAACTTCAGTGGAAAACAGTAGAAGCTTTGCCGCCACTTTGGACATTCTCCATAGTGCAAAAACGATTGACTTCACTGTGGAGAATACCAATGGTGAGGAACAGAATGGAGGTTGCAGCGGTGTCAGGAATGGCGATAGGAAGTTTAGCAATGACACAACAAAGGAAAGTGACACTGATTCGGATTCTGATCTGGGAGCTGTAGGCGGTGCTGATTGTCCTTTTCCAGTAAACCCTGAAGATGAAAGAGATGATTGGTTGGAGAACAGTGGGTGCAGTGAATCTTCTGAAGAAGGCGAAATGAATGGTGGGATAGAACTCAGTGACCTTCATAATGAAGGGGACGGTGACAGCCAGGTCAAACTTGAAAGGGTCAATGGGTTTTCAAACGTAAGGCAGGTTTTACCTGATCATTCCATACCTGTTCTAGCACAGGGGCCTGAAATGGCCCACTTGCCTCAGCTACCTCTTCCTTTGCCCATCCCTGTGCCTAGCCTGATGCACAACAATGTTCTGCACCATTTGCCTTTCAGAATTGAGGACCGATGGCTGGAGCGCAAGTTGGAAAATCTCCAGGCACTCAGGGGAATGAAATTGTTTACAATCAACGGGCGAAGAACTCTGTTTTCCGACCCCTACTTATTCAAAGCCAAGATGGAGGACAAGGCGGTGGACACATCAGACCTTGAGGTGGCAGATGATCTGATGGGCCTTCATGGCATTGACCTCATCACCGCTGCCTTGCTCTTTTGTTTGGGAGACTCACCAGGTGGTAGGGGCATCTCAGACTGCCGCTTTGTAGATGGTTATCACATTGACTTTGGTACACAGACCTTCTCCCTCCCTTCTGCCATACTGGCAACCAGCACCATGGTTGGTGACATCGCCTCAGCTTCTGCCTGTGACCATGCCAGTCCGCAACTTTCTAACCCCAGTCCATTTCACACCCTCAGATTAGACCTCATTCTGGAGTGTGTGGCACGCTATCAGACCAAACAGCGCTCGATGTTCACCTTCGTATGCGGACAGCTGTTTCGCAGAGATGAGTTCTCCTCCCATTTTAAGAATGTCCATGGTGACATACATGCTGGCCTTAATGGTTGGATGGAGCAAAGGTGCCCCTTGGCGTACTATGGATGCACCTACTCGCAAAGAAGGTTCTGTCCTTCGGTACAAGGTTTCAAAGTCATCCATGACCGTCACCTGGGCTCTTTTGGTGTGCAGCCTGGATTAGAAGCTTGTCCCAATGAGCCTCTATCTAGAACTAACACCTGTCAGTTTAGGTCCCACTGTGACCACCTTAGTGACCTGCCCTTTGAGTTACTCCAGTACATTGTGAGCTTCTTGGATGGCTTCAGCCTATGCCATCTCTCCAGGGTGTCTCGCACTATGAGGGACGTATGTGCCAGTCTTCTTCAATCCCGTGGCATGGTTGTCCTGCTCTGGGAGAAGACAAAGCGAGCTGATGGAACCTCATCCTGGCAGATACAAGACAAG GTGTGGCGCTTCAGTACTGCATTTGATACTGTGAACGAGTGGAAGTTTGCCAACATTTCCAGCATGGCCGACCACCTCAAGATGTGCACATTTAACACCATAACACGGAGAGAAGAGGCTGTCCCACTTCCATGTATGAGTTTTACAAGAGAACTTACAAAAGAGGGACGCTCTCTACGTTCAGTGCTTAAACCAGTGATATAG
- the LOC132111313 gene encoding pancreatic secretory granule membrane major glycoprotein GP2-like codes for MQVIIPSVFFLNKEPPVSVWDLHLNDPDCRGVEVGNDYVFSITTNLTDCGTIMASDDTHIMFTNSIRNNETDIITRSYINITFGCRYPVNYMVQQQNGENLIRVDVRTITLNTEDGNFSVSMLLYKDEEFQDKWTTVPSLTLEDNIYVKVYMIPANLFLRVERCWATPTNDPYSNIQYTFIRDSCPVLWNDQTLAVMKNGQGPEALFRIQMFKFVGSSYTDIFLHCNVQICHNTGGVCRPNCSAEDASVRTRRDVASSHTVSYGPIRRLKTNMENTNLSSDLPPVETFVLGGLLFILIVITGVFGKLWLQSRNSYPTQEAQLTLSNIHHISEVAS; via the exons ATGCAAGTTATCATTCCCAGTGTGTTTTTTCTGAACAAGGAGCCACCTGTTTCC GTTTGGGATTTGCACTTGAATGATCCTGACTGTCGAGGGGTTGAGGTTGGGAACGACTATGTCTTCAGCATCACGACAAACCTCACAGACTGCGGCACCATTATG GCATCAGATGATACTCATATCATGTTCACCAACTCGATCCGCAATAATGAAACCGATATCATCACCAGAAGCTACATCAACATCACATTTGGGTGTCGATACCCAGTAAACTACATGGTTCAGCAGCAAAACGGGGAGAATCTGATCAGAGTAGATGTGAG GACAATCACTCTGAACACGGAGGATGGAAATTTCTCGGTCTCCATGCTGCTGTATAAAGACGAAGAGTTTCAGGATAAATGGACCACTGTTCCTTCTCTCACACTTGAGGACAACATCTATGTCAAAGTTTACATG ATTCCAGCCAATCTGTTTCTGAGAGTAGAGAGGTGTTGGGCCACACCGACCAATGACCCTTACAGCAACATTCAGTACACCTTCATCAGAGACAG ttgTCCAGTGTTGTGGAATGACCAGACACTAGCTGTGATGAAGAATGGTCAAGGACCAGAAGCTCTGTTCAGGATACAAATGTTCAAGTTTGTTGGTAGCTCCTACACAGATATTTTCCTGCATTGCAACGTCCAGATCTGTCATAACACAGGAGGAGTGTGCCGGCCT AATTGCTCTGCCGAAGATGCATCAGTACGGACACGCAGGGATGTTGCATCGTCTCACACAGTCTCGTATGGACCAATCAGAAGACTCAAAACTAACATGGAGAATACTAATCTGA GTTCAGATTTGCCCCCTGTGGAAACCTTTGTGTTGGGTGGTCTGCTGTTCATCCTGATTGTCATCACAGGAGTTTTTGGGAAACTCTGGCTCCAGAGCAGAAACTCGTATCCGACACAAGAGGCCCAGCTCACTCTCTCCAACATCCACCACATCTCAGAGGTGGCCAGCTAA